TCCAAGAAACCTCAAAGTCATAAGCTGTCTTCGGTATCTTGACGCTTTTTGCAGTGCTTGCCATATACCGTGAAGCAGCTCGCGATGCAAGCTCTTGAATTGAAGCTTCTGGCCCAGGCTTCTGATTAGCATTCCGAGACTGCTGCATCAAGCATATGACATGTGGCATAAAGAAACATCAATACTCTTAAACTGTTAAACCACAAGCATAAACCTCCATACAGAACTCTAGAGTACCCAGTTCTCAGGTGTGTAGTTTCATCTTGCAGTGGGTAGAGGCAGGGTTGCCCCTACAGCTCTACCTGCTCCTTCAGGTTTTCCATCCACCCACATCATAAGTTATAAATGCATATGCATGGCAAGCTATTTCCTTATCCAAGAagacagattttttttttcaagcaaaGTAGAAAAATGCACATACTGCATCTTAAAAAAATTGCAAGAAAAACTACCCAAATGACATAGCTACTACATACTATTATACAAATAGGTGAATTCTAACTTGCCATGGCACGACTTCAACAAGTGCCAAgacagaaataaacatggatagTATAATAGTCAGAAAAGCTGTAAAAATAAAGACCTGCATGATATTCTCATTGATGATTGCTCCAGACCCTCCTTTAGACCTGCCACCAGCACTCTCTTTGATATCCACTGCAGCTCTAATAGGCAAATCAACTTCCATGAAACTGTCCTGTAGAGTCAGATCCAGACATCAGGTATATATGTCCAGCAAAATAGGCTGAAATTGGTTGGCCAAAGCCTTAGACAGACCTACTGAGGAATGCAACCATCTACCCAAGGtggccaaggagcagagaaaaCGGCAAAACGCTAGTTTAAATGAGTAAAGCCATGTCATGTCATGTTCAAGGTTTTTAGGCAATGAAAGCCATGATTTTACTTCCAAGCAAACTGTATTCAACATTTCAACTGATACCATTAAATATATGAATCATCCATACACAAAAACTACTTAAGTACTATGGGACTGTATTGCAGCTGAGCCTACCTTCTGGGAGATAGTCGGCGGATGAGAAGTGATTTCCTTTTTATCAGCAGGTTTGTCAAATCCACAAACTGCACGTTTAGCTGGAACCTGGGTTTTTTTAGCCAACTTCTGCAGAATTAATAGGCCCATCAGTGTTCTTGAGGGGGCAAAAATATTTATAATCTCTGCAGATATTATCCACATGGTGCTGCCACCAAATAATCATACATTCATGCAACTTAAAAAGCCAAATATTTCAACATCATAACTCAAATGGAAATATTGAGAATTTATAATAAAAGACTAGTACATTGCCAGAATGCTAAACTATTAACAAAACATAAGGTGAAGATTTTCTGAAGTAGAGTTTCTTCACCTCCGTGTGCAAAGCTTTTATCTCAGAATACTGCTTCCTTAGCTCTGGATTGGTTGGCTCAAGACTGATGGCAAATTCAGCATCTATACACATAATCGATGTACAATAGTGGTCAATGTTCATATATACAGacaacaaaaaaatttaaaaagaaagaaaggagggTCAGAGTGTGGATACCATCCATTGCTTCCTTAAACTTCCCAAGTTCTTTCCGTGCTGTAATTCTCCGTGAGTATGCTTTAATATATCGATCATCCAGATTCAGAGCTTCAGTGCAATCGTCCTCTGCCTCCTTGAATCTGATGAATTTCTAGTATAAGACCTCACTAGACATCAACTTTTGGGAAATACAACTTCCAGGTTCCACGACAGATTGGTAAGAGTATGAAATATATCATAAGCAAGCGTAAACAAAATATGCCCTATTCAACAGTCTTAAATTGATGATGCCAACCAAAATAAAGGTTCCAGATTCAACTGAGGTGAACTACTTGCAGAAAAAGCATAGAAAATGAATAAATATAAGCTGAAGTGAATGCATACAGTCTCCGAATAACTTGCCTTCTTAGTTTAAGATATGCCATAGCTCTATTTGCAAAAGCAACTGCTGTAGGAGACAACCCAATACTTCTGGAGTAGCACTCGATTGCTTCAGCAAACTTCTTCTGTTTGAAATATTCATTTCCCTGGAAACAAAACACAGGAAACAACAGGTTAAGCTTCACCAAAGCTTGTCTCTGCCACAGCCTCAAGCAGAAATGGCAGAGAGTCGACACTTGTCCCAACCTGCTCCTTTTCTGACGCAGCATCAGGCATTGGTTCATCGTTTAAGTAGCTTGAATACTTCATACTGCACAGACCGCCAAAACTTCCAGCGGAAGTTCCCgaagtcccatttgatctcGCCTTATACTCCTGTAGGGTTGTTCTTAATTTTAAGCCAGAGTTATAAAAAACAGGAGTGCTAAGCTAAAGCTACCACGTGTCCAAGTCAACAAAGAATCAAAGATGGAGGGAGCAAGATAATTTGACGTTTCAAAGAACTAGCTACAGGTATAAGTTGAGATTTTGGACACACGCCATTTCAGGCAATCACATAGGAAATAAGCTCATGAACTACAGCCTAAGCTAAATTCAGTTATTCACCAATAAATCTCGGCATTCTGATCAACTAAATATTCTGCAGTATCCCCAAATTTCAAAAAGCAGTCGATTTTAAATCCGCATTGGCGCAGAAAGAGGATTCCACTAACTATCTAACCATATTGCTTGAGAGCAGCAGAGTTTCACACTAGCCTACTGAGGTGGTGGCCGTCTACGAGGGTTCTTACCATATCGGCGCCGCCTCTTGCTCAAAAATCGCAGCCCAATCCTGCGTGTTAGGTTATCCGAGCAGCCCCTGAAAATCCACACCAAACAACCGAAAATCAAAGGAGGGCTCATATATCTTAAGAGGGGCGAGAACGGACGGAAGCGCCCAGCGGTCAGAAGCAAGCATCAAGATGAAGAAAAACATCGCGGGGAAGCATTACGTGAGGGGGACGCCCTTCTCCCTCAGGGCggatcccgcgccgccgcacgggGAACGGCGAAGGGAGGTGGAGGCGCGGCTTCCGGAAGGCTCTAGAGACTCTAGCGGAGTCGAGCCGTCGTCCGTCGGGGGAGAAGAGCTCTGCTTGCTGCTGCGGTTTGCTGGTGGTGGTTTCGGGATGTGGGCTTTAGGCATGTGAATTTTAAGCCCAAAGGTTTCTCTCTAGTCCTGGGCCTGGGCCAGTCTTTACAAATACGCGTCACCCACAATTTGAGTTTgagcaaacaaacaaaaaaccgTGGAGTTTGATAAGCA
The nucleotide sequence above comes from Panicum virgatum strain AP13 chromosome 3K, P.virgatum_v5, whole genome shotgun sequence. Encoded proteins:
- the LOC120697348 gene encoding RNA polymerase II-associated protein 3-like isoform X1; amino-acid sequence: MPKAHIPKPPPANRSSKQSSSPPTDDGSTPLESLEPSGSRASTSLRRSPCGGAGSALREKGVPLTGCSDNLTRRIGLRFLSKRRRRYALQEYKARSNGTSGTSAGSFGGLCSMKYSSYLNDEPMPDAASEKEQGNEYFKQKKFAEAIECYSRSIGLSPTAVAFANRAMAYLKLRRFKEAEDDCTEALNLDDRYIKAYSRRITARKELGKFKEAMDDAEFAISLEPTNPELRKQYSEIKALHTEKLAKKTQVPAKRAVCGFDKPADKKEITSHPPTISQKDSFMEVDLPIRAAVDIKESAGGRSKGGSGAIINENIMQQSRNANQKPGPEASIQELASRAASRYMASTAKSVKIPKTAYDFEVSWRALSDDTAQQIQLLKSIPPASLPEIFKNALSAPFLIDIVKCSASIFRDDAALAVSILENLAKVPRFDLIIMCLSSMHKSELRKIWDQVFFAEKASADQVEVLRQLRGRYIQGGWQDNMFTSS
- the LOC120697348 gene encoding RNA polymerase II-associated protein 3-like isoform X2, producing the protein MPKAHIPKPPPANRSSKQSSSPPTDDGSTPLESLEPSGSRASTSLRRSPCGGAGSALREKGVPLTGCSDNLTRRIGLRFLSKRRRRYALQEYKARSNGTSGTSAGSFGGLCSMKYSSYLNDEPMPDAASEKEQGNEYFKQKKFAEAIECYSRSIGLSPTAVAFANRAMAYLKLRRFKEAEDDCTEALNLDDRYIKAYSRRITARKELGKFKEAMDDAEFAISLEPTNPELRKQYSEIKALHTEKLAKKTQVPAKRAVCGFDKPADKKEITSHPPTISQKDSFMEVDLPIRAAVDIKESAGGRSKGGSGAIINENIMQSRNANQKPGPEASIQELASRAASRYMASTAKSVKIPKTAYDFEVSWRALSDDTAQQIQLLKSIPPASLPEIFKNALSAPFLIDIVKCSASIFRDDAALAVSILENLAKVPRFDLIIMCLSSMHKSELRKIWDQVFFAEKASADQVEVLRQLRGRYIQGGWQDNMFTSS
- the LOC120697348 gene encoding RNA polymerase II-associated protein 3-like isoform X3, with product MPKAHIPKPPPANRSSKQSSSPPTDDGSTPLESLEPSGSRASTSLRRSPCGGAGSALREKGVPLTGCSDNLTRRIGLRFLSKRRRRYALQEYKARSNGTSGTSAGSFGGLCSMKYSSYLNDEPMPDAASEKEQGNEYFKQKKFAEAIECYSRSIGLSPTAVAFANRAMAYLKLRRFKEAEDDCTEALNLDDRYIKAYSRRITARKELGKFKEAMDDAEFAISLEPTNPELRKQYSEIKALHTEKLAKKTQVPAKRAVCGFDKPADKKEITSHPPTISQKSRNANQKPGPEASIQELASRAASRYMASTAKSVKIPKTAYDFEVSWRALSDDTAQQIQLLKSIPPASLPEIFKNALSAPFLIDIVKCSASIFRDDAALAVSILENLAKVPRFDLIIMCLSSMHKSELRKIWDQVFFAEKASADQVEVLRQLRGRYIQGGWQDNMFTSS
- the LOC120697348 gene encoding RNA polymerase II-associated protein 3-like isoform X4 codes for the protein MEYKARSNGTSGTSAGSFGGLCSMKYSSYLNDEPMPDAASEKEQGNEYFKQKKFAEAIECYSRSIGLSPTAVAFANRAMAYLKLRRFKEAEDDCTEALNLDDRYIKAYSRRITARKELGKFKEAMDDAEFAISLEPTNPELRKQYSEIKALHTEKLAKKTQVPAKRAVCGFDKPADKKEITSHPPTISQKDSFMEVDLPIRAAVDIKESAGGRSKGGSGAIINENIMQQSRNANQKPGPEASIQELASRAASRYMASTAKSVKIPKTAYDFEVSWRALSDDTAQQIQLLKSIPPASLPEIFKNALSAPFLIDIVKCSASIFRDDAALAVSILENLAKVPRFDLIIMCLSSMHKSELRKIWDQVFFAEKASADQVEVLRQLRGRYIQGGWQDNMFTSS